The following are encoded in a window of Dioscorea cayenensis subsp. rotundata cultivar TDr96_F1 chromosome 16, TDr96_F1_v2_PseudoChromosome.rev07_lg8_w22 25.fasta, whole genome shotgun sequence genomic DNA:
- the LOC120279162 gene encoding UDP-glycosyltransferase 73C3-like — MTKQTTIINGFNNNTTTTPPHVVIVPLMAQGHIIPMLDMARLLAERGVLVTFITTPVNASRIKPIIARMHESNLHINFIELPFPCAEAGLPLGCEKLYVFQLHKIYETVTDEFEEIAVPGLTDNDDDVVSQSFKVCKLHAPGWFNAPGLEKLRDEALHAEETADGVVCAFMLVFGSLARMKVGQILEIGSGLEASGVPSIWVIKDVEMCSEVEEWLEGFQKRMSLRSFVIKGWAPQAVILSHKAVGGFVSHCGWNSTLEAVSNGVPMITWPQFVDQFLNERLVVELLRIGIAIGVKKPVFYYGEDEIPVKKDDVERAVRSLMGDGVEAEERRIRAREIKKKAIKAMEEGAGSSYENITRFVEYIKHEPCKDVQGTAV, encoded by the exons ATGACCAAACAAACAACCATCATCAATGGCTTCAACAACAACACTACTACAACACCTCCTCATGTTGTTATAGTGCCACTAATGGCACAAGGACACATAATCCCGATGCTTGACATGGCACGGCTGCTGGCTGAGCGCGGGGTGCTCGTCACCTTCATCACAACCCCAGTGAACGCGTCGCGCATCAAACCGATCATAGCCCGCATGCACGAGTCCAACCTTCATATAAACTTCATCGAGCTCCCTTTCCCCTGCGCCGAAGCTGGCCTTCCCCTCGGCTGCGAAAAACT TTATGTTTTTCAGCTGCATAAGATTTATGAGACTGTTACTGACGAGTTTGAGGAAATTGCTGTGCCCGGCTTGactgataatgatgatgatgttgttagTCAGAGCTTTAAGGTATGTAAATTGCACGCACCAGGGTGGTTTAACGCACCGGGTTTGGAGAAGTTACGTGATGAGGCTTTGCATGCAGAGGAAACTGCTGATGGAGTG GTCTGTGCTTTTATGTTAGTTTTTGGTAGTTTGGCACGGATGAAAGTGGGACAGATATTAGAGATTGGGTCAGGACTAGAGGCTTCTGGGGTTCCTTCTATTTGGGTCATCAAGGATGTGGAGATGTGTTCGGAGGTTGAAGAGTGGTTGGAAGGGTTCCAGAAGAGGATGAGTTTGAGGAGTTTTGTTATCAAGGGATGGGCTCCACAAGCCGTGATACTCTCACATAAGGCTGTTGGTGGTTTTGTTAGTCATTGTGGATGGAACTCAACCTTGGAAGCAGTGTCAAATGGTGTGCCAATGATCACTTGGCCGCAGTTTGTAGACCAGTTCTTGAATGAGAGGTTGGTTGTGGAGTTGTTGAGGATTGGAATTGCTATTGGAGTGAAGAAGCCTGTGTTTTATTATGGTGAGGATGAGATTCCGGTTAAGAAGGATGACGTGGAGAGGGCTGTGAGGAGTTTGATGGGTGATGGCGTGGAGGCCGAGGAGAGGAGGATAAGGGCTAGAGAGATTAAAAAGAAGGCTATTAAGGCCATGGAAGAAGGTGCAGGTTCTTCTTATGAGAATATTACTAGGTTCGTTGAATACATCAAGCATGAACCTTGCAAGGATGTGCAAGGGACTGcagtttaa